From Mercenaria mercenaria strain notata chromosome 17, MADL_Memer_1, whole genome shotgun sequence, the proteins below share one genomic window:
- the LOC123536956 gene encoding chitinase-3-like protein 1: MKGVILFLIVSGLTLYTEADKASELKNFCYFTNWSNKLASFDARFEIRDINVTLCTHLIYAFANIDGSNMKLIPSQNDDDNGQLVNKKGRYFDFNKLKIEHPDLVTLLSIGGASAKNGGFIQVVQSPQTMKLFSRNVAIYLRDRDFDGIDVDWEWPDDIYRNKYSTLLKIMREEFDKEAVRTSKPRLLITIAVAVGEDTITSSYNITEISRHVDYIQIMAYDFHGPWSDVTSFSSPLFSRASNPRFNQQLSQSWAVDRWISGGAPRRKLILGLTGAATSFTLENRTATDVGSPVKGAGKAGPYLGREGHVTYYRVCEMIKNGAIHRWDDEQKMAYAYMEDQWVGYGNQKSMKEKVKFAYSRNIAGVMFWSIDQDDFLGHYCNAGEFPLLTAIYNSIKEMAPKDNHVVVDVSTSTTHSTTPIDFRLHHKTNKNGINFYEMVDNGSVISGIRYYLLTLCFFIFVAMNR; encoded by the exons ATGAAGGGAGTTATACTTTTTCTTATCGTGTCTGGATTAACATTATACACAGAGGCAGACAAAG cgTCTGAACTGAAGAACTTCTGCTATTTCACCAACTGGTCGAACAAATTAGCGTCATTTGACGCCAGATTTGAAATCCGGGACATCAATGTGACTCTGTGTACACATCTTATTTACGCTTTTGCCAACATCGATGGATCCAATATGAAACTTATACCATCTCAAAATGACGATGACAATGGTCAACTCGTAAATAAGAAAGGGAGATATTTCGATTTTAATAAGCTGAAAATAGAACATCCGGACTTAGTGACATTGTTGTCTATAGGCGGTGCTTCGGCtaaaaatggcggatttatacAAGTCGTTCAATCACCACAAACGATGAAGTTGTTTTCGAGGAATGTCGCGATATATCTGAGGGATCGCGATTTCGACGGTATCGATGTTGATTGGGAATGGCCAGACGATATATATCGAAACAAATATTCAACATTGCTGAAG ATAATGAGGGAGGAATTCGACAAAGAGGCTGTAAGAACCAGTAAACCACGCCTGTTGATTACCATTGCCGTTGCCGTCGGGGAAGACACTATCACCAGCTCATATAACATTACAGAAATTTCAAG acaTGTTGACTACATACAGATTATGGCATATGATTTTCACGGACCTTGGAGTGACGTCACAAGCTTCTCCTCACCACTCTTTTCTCGTGCATCTAATCCAAGATTTAATCAGCAGCTTAGTCAA TCGTGGGCTGTTGACAGGTGGATATCAGGAGGGGCTCCGCGCCGCAAGCTGATCCTAGGTTTGACCGGGGCCGCCACGTCATTTACTCTGGAAAACAGAACCGCGACTGATGTAGGATCCCCTGTGAAGGGTGCTGGGAAAGCAGGACCGTACCTTGGTCGTGAAGGACACGTGACTTATTATCGG GTATGTGAGATGATAAAGAATGGTGCTATACACCGTTGGGACGATGAACAGAAGATGGCCTATGCCTACATGGAAGACCAGTGGGTGGGGTACGGCAATCAAAAAAGCATGAAAGAAAAG GTTAAATTTGCATATAGTCGCAATATTGCTGGTGTGATGTTTTGGTCTATAGACCAAGATGACTTCCTTGGTCATTATTGCAACGCCGGAGAATTTCCACTTCTCACCGCTATCTACAATTCAATTAAGGAAATGGCGCCAAAAGATAATCACGTAGTTGTTGACGTCAGCACAAGTACTACACATTCCACAACGCCGATAGATTTTCGTCTTCatcacaaaacaaataaaaatggaatAAACTTTTATGAAATGGTCGATAACGGATCAGTTATCTCAGGAATACGTTATTATTTGTTAACATTGTGCTTCTTTATTTTCGTTGCCATGAACagatag